A stretch of Equus caballus isolate H_3958 breed thoroughbred chromosome 11, TB-T2T, whole genome shotgun sequence DNA encodes these proteins:
- the ZMYND15 gene encoding zinc finger MYND domain-containing protein 15 isoform X1, whose translation MEFVSGYRDEFLDFAALLFGWFRKFVAERGAAAASVDGRWQQLETQIRRLPQDPALWVLHVLPNHSVGISLGQGAEPGPGPGLGAARLLGDEPPLHLRDLSPYVSFVSLEEGEEEEEEKEEEEENVEEEGADMEKVEPEEDGEPAPVSSETPQEANPPGEPEEAEQEAGGGEDGCREDRAEDEKGPERRKGRRSEAAPLHLSCLLLVTDEHGTILGIDLLMDGAQGSAGRVSGTENLAPRAYALLCHSMTCPMGSGDPRKPRQLTVGDAQLHRELESLVPRLGVKLAKTPMRTWGPQPGFTFASLRARTCHVCHRHSFEVKLTPCPQCSAVLYCGEACLRADWQRCPDDVSHRFWCPRLAAFMERAGELATLPFTYTAEVTSETFNKEAFLASRGLTRGYWTQLSMLIPGPGTPRHPWGSTPSLSLLLGGDPYQLLQGDGPALMPPLPPDPPRGLFGSWQDYYTWRGLSLDSPVAVLLTYPLTVYYVITHLVPQSFPELNIQNKQSLKIHVVEAGKEFDLVMVFWELLVLLPHVALELQFVGDGLPPESDQQHFTLQRNGPEVSARSGPGVSARLNSGTKEKGGHRDLQIKVSARPYHLLQGPKPDLVIGFNSGFGLKDTWLSSLPRLQSLRVPAFFTESSEYGCVMDDQTMAVATGGGTSPPQPNPFRSPFRLRAGDNCMPWYCNAFIFHLVYKPPQGNGARPAPRPAPPAPTPAAPPVPARRRRGEKKLRRGARRRR comes from the exons ATGGAGTTTGTGTCTGGATACCGGGATGAGTTCCTTGATTTTGCTGCCCTCCTCTTTGGCTGGTTCCGCAAGTTTGTGGCAGAACGTGGGGCTGCAGCGGCCAGCGTTGATGGCCGCTGGCAACAGCTGGAGACTCAGATCAGAAGGCTGCCCCAGGACCCTGCCCTTTGGGTGCTCCACGTCTTGCCCAACCATAGTGTGGGCATCAGCCTGGggcaaggggcagagccaggccctGGACCAGGTCTGGGGGCTGCCCGGCTCCTAGGAGATGAGCCCCCACTCCACCTTCGAGACCTAAGCCCCTATGTCAGCTTTGTCagcctggaggaaggggaggaagaggaggaggagaaggaggaagaggaagagaatgttGAGGAGGAGGGTGCAGACATGGAGAAGGTAGAACCAGAGGAGGATGGGGAGCCAGCCCCTGTCAGCAGCGAGACCCCCCAGGAAGCAAACCCTCCAGGGGAGCCAGAGGAGGctgagcaggaggcaggaggtggcgAGGATGGCTGCCGAGAGGACAGGGCAGAGGACGAAAAGGGGCCTGAGAGGAGGAAGGGACGGAGAAGTG agGCTGCCCCCCTGCACCTTTCCTGCCTTTTACTGGTGACGGATGAACATGGCACCATCTTGGGCATTGACCTGCTAATGGATGGAGCCCAGGGGAGTGCCGGCAGGGTCTCAGGGACAGAGAACCTGGCTCCTCGGGCCTATGCTctcctctgccacagcatgacctgccCCATGGGCTCTGGAGACCCCCGAAAGCCCCGACAGCTTACCGTGGGAGACGCTCAGCTGCACAG AGAGCTGGAGAGTCTGGTCCCAAGGCTGGGAGTGAAGTTAGCCAAGACCCCAATGCGCACATGGGGTCCCCAGCCAGGCTTCACCTTTGCCTCCCTTCGGGCCCGAACCTGCCATGTTTGTCACAGGCACAGCTTTGAAGTGAAGCTGACACCCTG CCCCCAGTGTAGTGCTGTCTTATACTGTGGAGAGGCTTGTCTCCGGGCCGACTGGCAGCGATGCCCAGATGATGTGAGCCACCGATTTTGGTGCCCAAGGCTTGCAGCCTTCATGGAGCGAGCTGGAGAACTGGCAACCCTGCCTTTTACCTACACCGCAG AGGTGACCAGTGAAACCTTCAACAAGGAGGCCTTCCTGGCCTCGCGGGGCCTCACTCGTGGCTACTGGACCCAGCTCAGCATGCTGATTCCTGGCCCTGGCACACCGAGGCACCCCTGGGGCAGCACGCCATCCCTCAGCCTTCTTCTCGGTG GAGATCCCTACCAGCTTCTCCAGGGGGATGGGCCTGCCCTGATGCCTCCTTTGCCCCCAGATCCACCCAGAGGTCTCTTTG GTTCTTGGCAGGATTACTACACATGGCGGGGCCTCAGCTTGGACTCCCCCGTGGCTGTGCTTCTCACCTACCCACTGACTGTGTACTACGTCATCACCCACCTGGTGCCCCAGTCCT TCCCTGAGCTCAACATCCAGAACAAACAGTCACTGAAAATCCATGTGGTGGAGGCCGGGAAGGAGTTTGACCTTGTCATGGTGTTTTGG gagCTCTTGGTCTTGCTCCCCCACGTGGCCCTGGAGCTGCAGTTTGTGGGTGACGGCCTGCCCCCTGAGAGTGACCAGCAGCATTTTACCCTGCAGAGG AATGGCCCCGAAGTATCTGCCCGTTCTGGTCCTGGGGTATCAGCACGGCTCAACTCTGGGACTAAAGAGAAGGGGGGCCACAGGGACCTGCAGATCAAGGTGTCTGCCCGGCCCTACCACCTGCTCCAGGGGCCTAAGCCTGACCTGGTTATCG GATTTAACTCTGGCTTTGGTCTCAAGGACACTTGGCTGAGCTCACTGCCCCGGTTACAG tccCTCCGAGTGCCGGCCTTCTTCACCGAGAGCAGCGAGTACGGCTGTGTGATGGACGACCAGACCATGGCGGTGGCCACAGGAGGGGGCACCAGCCCTCCACAGCCCAACCCCTTCCGCTCCCCGTTTCGCCTCAGAGCGGGTGACAATTGCATGCCTTG GTACTGCAACGCCTTCATCTTCCACCTGGTCTACAAGCCCCCGCAGGGGAACGGGGCTCGCCCTGCGCCCAGGcccgcacccccagccccaacTCCCGCCGCTCCTCCCGTCCCCGCCCGAAGGCGCCGAGGAGAAAAGAAGCTTAGGCGGGGGGCCCGCCGGCGGAGATGA
- the CXCL16 gene encoding C-X-C motif chemokine 16 — MRRRRGPLPFELLLLLALLTLQGDGNEGSIAGSCRCNTRFPSDSPPAVHVMKHFRKQLRGYDRCGSYVRFQLHSRSVCGGSKDQWVHELISCFDRKECGRGNLGRVAHREHLPPPSTQAPEPTERASSDVVTPAQTYLPSTLQPIQQSTRPAATPSLDKNLIHANETTASTLGHSLVSGPEAGENQKQLKEHVGSAIGTSVTVAVPSLLAIVFFLTGVLLCVLCKKREKTLRPSPDLQAHYERVAPD, encoded by the exons ATGAGGCGGCGCCGGGGACCCCTGCCCTTCGAGCTCCTGCTCCTGCTAGCGTTGCTGACTCTGCAAG GGGATGGCAACGAGGGCAGCATCGCTGGAAGTTGTCGCTGTAATACAAGATTTCCGTCCGACTCCCCTCCGGCGGTTCACGTTATGAAACATTTCCGAAAACAACTGAGAGGCTATGATCGCTGTGGTTCGTACGTCAG GTTTCAGCTACATTCGCGGAGTGTGTGCGGGGGCAGCAAAGACCAGTGGGTTCATGAATTGATAAGCTGCTTCGATCGCAAAG AATGTGGACGTGGTAACCTTGGGAGAGTGGCCCACCGGGAGCATTTACCTCCCCCCAGCACTCAGGCTCCTGAACCCACAGAAAGGGCATCTTCAGACGTAGTCACCCCTGCCCAGACATACCTGCCATCTACCCTGCAGCCTATCCAGCAGTCCACCCGTCCAGCAGCAACACCGTCCTTGGACAAAAACCTCATCCATGCCAATGAAACCACTGCCTCCACTTTGGGCCACAGCCTAGTGTCTGGGCCCGAGGCTGGGGAGAACCAGAAGCAGCTGAAAGAACATGTGGGTTCTGCAATTGGGACATCAGTTACAGTGGCAGTGCCGTCCCTCTTGGCCATCGTCTTCTTCCTCACAGGAGTCCTCCTCTGTGTGTTATGTAAGAAGAGGGAGAAGACACTGCGGCCCTCTCCAG aTTTGCAGGCTCATTATGAACGTGTGGCCCCAGACTGA
- the ZMYND15 gene encoding zinc finger MYND domain-containing protein 15 isoform X3: protein MEFVSGYRDEFLDFAALLFGWFRKFVAERGAAAASVDGRWQQLETQIRRLPQDPALWVLHVLPNHSVGISLGQGAEPGPGPGLGAARLLGDEPPLHLRDLSPYVSFVSLEEGEEEEEEKEEEEENVEEEGADMEKVEPEEDGEPAPVSSETPQEANPPGEPEEAEQEAGGGEDGCREDRAEDEKGPERRKGRRSEAAPLHLSCLLLVTDEHGTILGIDLLMDGAQGSAGRVSGTENLAPRAYALLCHSMTCPMGSGDPRKPRQLTVGDAQLHSPQCSAVLYCGEACLRADWQRCPDDVSHRFWCPRLAAFMERAGELATLPFTYTAEVTSETFNKEAFLASRGLTRGYWTQLSMLIPGPGTPRHPWGSTPSLSLLLGGDPYQLLQGDGPALMPPLPPDPPRGLFGSWQDYYTWRGLSLDSPVAVLLTYPLTVYYVITHLVPQSFPELNIQNKQSLKIHVVEAGKEFDLVMVFWELLVLLPHVALELQFVGDGLPPESDQQHFTLQRNGPEVSARSGPGVSARLNSGTKEKGGHRDLQIKVSARPYHLLQGPKPDLVIGFNSGFGLKDTWLSSLPRLQSLRVPAFFTESSEYGCVMDDQTMAVATGGGTSPPQPNPFRSPFRLRAGDNCMPWYCNAFIFHLVYKPPQGNGARPAPRPAPPAPTPAAPPVPARRRRGEKKLRRGARRRR from the exons ATGGAGTTTGTGTCTGGATACCGGGATGAGTTCCTTGATTTTGCTGCCCTCCTCTTTGGCTGGTTCCGCAAGTTTGTGGCAGAACGTGGGGCTGCAGCGGCCAGCGTTGATGGCCGCTGGCAACAGCTGGAGACTCAGATCAGAAGGCTGCCCCAGGACCCTGCCCTTTGGGTGCTCCACGTCTTGCCCAACCATAGTGTGGGCATCAGCCTGGggcaaggggcagagccaggccctGGACCAGGTCTGGGGGCTGCCCGGCTCCTAGGAGATGAGCCCCCACTCCACCTTCGAGACCTAAGCCCCTATGTCAGCTTTGTCagcctggaggaaggggaggaagaggaggaggagaaggaggaagaggaagagaatgttGAGGAGGAGGGTGCAGACATGGAGAAGGTAGAACCAGAGGAGGATGGGGAGCCAGCCCCTGTCAGCAGCGAGACCCCCCAGGAAGCAAACCCTCCAGGGGAGCCAGAGGAGGctgagcaggaggcaggaggtggcgAGGATGGCTGCCGAGAGGACAGGGCAGAGGACGAAAAGGGGCCTGAGAGGAGGAAGGGACGGAGAAGTG agGCTGCCCCCCTGCACCTTTCCTGCCTTTTACTGGTGACGGATGAACATGGCACCATCTTGGGCATTGACCTGCTAATGGATGGAGCCCAGGGGAGTGCCGGCAGGGTCTCAGGGACAGAGAACCTGGCTCCTCGGGCCTATGCTctcctctgccacagcatgacctgccCCATGGGCTCTGGAGACCCCCGAAAGCCCCGACAGCTTACCGTGGGAGACGCTCAGCTGCACAG CCCCCAGTGTAGTGCTGTCTTATACTGTGGAGAGGCTTGTCTCCGGGCCGACTGGCAGCGATGCCCAGATGATGTGAGCCACCGATTTTGGTGCCCAAGGCTTGCAGCCTTCATGGAGCGAGCTGGAGAACTGGCAACCCTGCCTTTTACCTACACCGCAG AGGTGACCAGTGAAACCTTCAACAAGGAGGCCTTCCTGGCCTCGCGGGGCCTCACTCGTGGCTACTGGACCCAGCTCAGCATGCTGATTCCTGGCCCTGGCACACCGAGGCACCCCTGGGGCAGCACGCCATCCCTCAGCCTTCTTCTCGGTG GAGATCCCTACCAGCTTCTCCAGGGGGATGGGCCTGCCCTGATGCCTCCTTTGCCCCCAGATCCACCCAGAGGTCTCTTTG GTTCTTGGCAGGATTACTACACATGGCGGGGCCTCAGCTTGGACTCCCCCGTGGCTGTGCTTCTCACCTACCCACTGACTGTGTACTACGTCATCACCCACCTGGTGCCCCAGTCCT TCCCTGAGCTCAACATCCAGAACAAACAGTCACTGAAAATCCATGTGGTGGAGGCCGGGAAGGAGTTTGACCTTGTCATGGTGTTTTGG gagCTCTTGGTCTTGCTCCCCCACGTGGCCCTGGAGCTGCAGTTTGTGGGTGACGGCCTGCCCCCTGAGAGTGACCAGCAGCATTTTACCCTGCAGAGG AATGGCCCCGAAGTATCTGCCCGTTCTGGTCCTGGGGTATCAGCACGGCTCAACTCTGGGACTAAAGAGAAGGGGGGCCACAGGGACCTGCAGATCAAGGTGTCTGCCCGGCCCTACCACCTGCTCCAGGGGCCTAAGCCTGACCTGGTTATCG GATTTAACTCTGGCTTTGGTCTCAAGGACACTTGGCTGAGCTCACTGCCCCGGTTACAG tccCTCCGAGTGCCGGCCTTCTTCACCGAGAGCAGCGAGTACGGCTGTGTGATGGACGACCAGACCATGGCGGTGGCCACAGGAGGGGGCACCAGCCCTCCACAGCCCAACCCCTTCCGCTCCCCGTTTCGCCTCAGAGCGGGTGACAATTGCATGCCTTG GTACTGCAACGCCTTCATCTTCCACCTGGTCTACAAGCCCCCGCAGGGGAACGGGGCTCGCCCTGCGCCCAGGcccgcacccccagccccaacTCCCGCCGCTCCTCCCGTCCCCGCCCGAAGGCGCCGAGGAGAAAAGAAGCTTAGGCGGGGGGCCCGCCGGCGGAGATGA
- the ZMYND15 gene encoding zinc finger MYND domain-containing protein 15 isoform X4 produces the protein MEFVSGYRDEFLDFAALLFGWFRKFVAERGAAAASVDGRWQQLETQIRRLPQDPALWVLHVLPNHSVGISLGQGAEPGPGPGLGAARLLGDEPPLHLRDLSPYVSFVSLEEGEEEEEEKEEEEENVEEEGADMEKVEPEEDGEPAPVSSETPQEANPPGEPEEAEQEAGGGEDGCREDRAEDEKGPERRKGRRSEAAPLHLSCLLLVTDEHGTILGIDLLMDGAQGSAGRVSGTENLAPRAYALLCHSMTCPMGSGDPRKPRQLTVGDAQLHSPQCSAVLYCGEACLRADWQRCPDDVSHRFWCPRLAAFMERAGELATLPFTYTAEVTSETFNKEAFLASRGLTRGYWTQLSMLIPGPGTPRHPWGSTPSLSLLLGGSWQDYYTWRGLSLDSPVAVLLTYPLTVYYVITHLVPQSFPELNIQNKQSLKIHVVEAGKEFDLVMVFWELLVLLPHVALELQFVGDGLPPESDQQHFTLQRNGPEVSARSGPGVSARLNSGTKEKGGHRDLQIKVSARPYHLLQGPKPDLVIGFNSGFGLKDTWLSSLPRLQSLRVPAFFTESSEYGCVMDDQTMAVATGGGTSPPQPNPFRSPFRLRAGDNCMPWYCNAFIFHLVYKPPQGNGARPAPRPAPPAPTPAAPPVPARRRRGEKKLRRGARRRR, from the exons ATGGAGTTTGTGTCTGGATACCGGGATGAGTTCCTTGATTTTGCTGCCCTCCTCTTTGGCTGGTTCCGCAAGTTTGTGGCAGAACGTGGGGCTGCAGCGGCCAGCGTTGATGGCCGCTGGCAACAGCTGGAGACTCAGATCAGAAGGCTGCCCCAGGACCCTGCCCTTTGGGTGCTCCACGTCTTGCCCAACCATAGTGTGGGCATCAGCCTGGggcaaggggcagagccaggccctGGACCAGGTCTGGGGGCTGCCCGGCTCCTAGGAGATGAGCCCCCACTCCACCTTCGAGACCTAAGCCCCTATGTCAGCTTTGTCagcctggaggaaggggaggaagaggaggaggagaaggaggaagaggaagagaatgttGAGGAGGAGGGTGCAGACATGGAGAAGGTAGAACCAGAGGAGGATGGGGAGCCAGCCCCTGTCAGCAGCGAGACCCCCCAGGAAGCAAACCCTCCAGGGGAGCCAGAGGAGGctgagcaggaggcaggaggtggcgAGGATGGCTGCCGAGAGGACAGGGCAGAGGACGAAAAGGGGCCTGAGAGGAGGAAGGGACGGAGAAGTG agGCTGCCCCCCTGCACCTTTCCTGCCTTTTACTGGTGACGGATGAACATGGCACCATCTTGGGCATTGACCTGCTAATGGATGGAGCCCAGGGGAGTGCCGGCAGGGTCTCAGGGACAGAGAACCTGGCTCCTCGGGCCTATGCTctcctctgccacagcatgacctgccCCATGGGCTCTGGAGACCCCCGAAAGCCCCGACAGCTTACCGTGGGAGACGCTCAGCTGCACAG CCCCCAGTGTAGTGCTGTCTTATACTGTGGAGAGGCTTGTCTCCGGGCCGACTGGCAGCGATGCCCAGATGATGTGAGCCACCGATTTTGGTGCCCAAGGCTTGCAGCCTTCATGGAGCGAGCTGGAGAACTGGCAACCCTGCCTTTTACCTACACCGCAG AGGTGACCAGTGAAACCTTCAACAAGGAGGCCTTCCTGGCCTCGCGGGGCCTCACTCGTGGCTACTGGACCCAGCTCAGCATGCTGATTCCTGGCCCTGGCACACCGAGGCACCCCTGGGGCAGCACGCCATCCCTCAGCCTTCTTCTCGGTG GTTCTTGGCAGGATTACTACACATGGCGGGGCCTCAGCTTGGACTCCCCCGTGGCTGTGCTTCTCACCTACCCACTGACTGTGTACTACGTCATCACCCACCTGGTGCCCCAGTCCT TCCCTGAGCTCAACATCCAGAACAAACAGTCACTGAAAATCCATGTGGTGGAGGCCGGGAAGGAGTTTGACCTTGTCATGGTGTTTTGG gagCTCTTGGTCTTGCTCCCCCACGTGGCCCTGGAGCTGCAGTTTGTGGGTGACGGCCTGCCCCCTGAGAGTGACCAGCAGCATTTTACCCTGCAGAGG AATGGCCCCGAAGTATCTGCCCGTTCTGGTCCTGGGGTATCAGCACGGCTCAACTCTGGGACTAAAGAGAAGGGGGGCCACAGGGACCTGCAGATCAAGGTGTCTGCCCGGCCCTACCACCTGCTCCAGGGGCCTAAGCCTGACCTGGTTATCG GATTTAACTCTGGCTTTGGTCTCAAGGACACTTGGCTGAGCTCACTGCCCCGGTTACAG tccCTCCGAGTGCCGGCCTTCTTCACCGAGAGCAGCGAGTACGGCTGTGTGATGGACGACCAGACCATGGCGGTGGCCACAGGAGGGGGCACCAGCCCTCCACAGCCCAACCCCTTCCGCTCCCCGTTTCGCCTCAGAGCGGGTGACAATTGCATGCCTTG GTACTGCAACGCCTTCATCTTCCACCTGGTCTACAAGCCCCCGCAGGGGAACGGGGCTCGCCCTGCGCCCAGGcccgcacccccagccccaacTCCCGCCGCTCCTCCCGTCCCCGCCCGAAGGCGCCGAGGAGAAAAGAAGCTTAGGCGGGGGGCCCGCCGGCGGAGATGA
- the MED11 gene encoding mediator of RNA polymerase II transcription subunit 11 isoform X2, whose product MATYSLANERLRALEDIEREIGAILQNAGTVILELSKEKTNERLLDRQAAAFTASVQHVEAELSAQIRYLTQVATGQPHEGSSYSSRKDCQMALKRVDYARLKLSDVARTCEQMLEN is encoded by the exons CGTCTACGCGCCCTGGAAGACATCGAACGGGAAATCGGCGCCATTCTTCAAAATGCAG GTACAGTGATCTTGGAACTGTCCAAGGAAAAAACCAATGAGCGGCTCCTAGACCGGCAGGCGGCAGCCTTCACGGCGTCCGTGCAACACGTTGAGGCGGAGCTGTCGGCTCAGATCCGCTACCTCacccag gtggccacagggcagccccatgAGGGCTCCAGCTACTCTTCAAGGAAGGACTGTCAGATGGCCCTGAAACGAGTGGATTATGCCCGCCTCAAGCTCAGTGACGTGGCCCGGACCTGTGAGCAGATGCTGGAAAACTAA
- the MED11 gene encoding mediator of RNA polymerase II transcription subunit 11 isoform X1: MATYSLANERLRALEDIEREIGAILQNAGSGYDDQRAGSESTVILELSKEKTNERLLDRQAAAFTASVQHVEAELSAQIRYLTQVATGQPHEGSSYSSRKDCQMALKRVDYARLKLSDVARTCEQMLEN; encoded by the exons CGTCTACGCGCCCTGGAAGACATCGAACGGGAAATCGGCGCCATTCTTCAAAATGCAGGTTCGGGATACGACGACCAAAGGGCAGGGAGCGAGA GTACAGTGATCTTGGAACTGTCCAAGGAAAAAACCAATGAGCGGCTCCTAGACCGGCAGGCGGCAGCCTTCACGGCGTCCGTGCAACACGTTGAGGCGGAGCTGTCGGCTCAGATCCGCTACCTCacccag gtggccacagggcagccccatgAGGGCTCCAGCTACTCTTCAAGGAAGGACTGTCAGATGGCCCTGAAACGAGTGGATTATGCCCGCCTCAAGCTCAGTGACGTGGCCCGGACCTGTGAGCAGATGCTGGAAAACTAA
- the ZMYND15 gene encoding zinc finger MYND domain-containing protein 15 isoform X2, translating into MEFVSGYRDEFLDFAALLFGWFRKFVAERGAAAASVDGRWQQLETQIRRLPQDPALWVLHVLPNHSVGISLGQGAEPGPGPGLGAARLLGDEPPLHLRDLSPYVSFVSLEEGEEEEEEKEEEEENVEEEGADMEKVEPEEDGEPAPVSSETPQEANPPGEPEEAEQEAGGGEDGCREDRAEDEKGPERRKGRRSEAAPLHLSCLLLVTDEHGTILGIDLLMDGAQGSAGRVSGTENLAPRAYALLCHSMTCPMGSGDPRKPRQLTVGDAQLHRELESLVPRLGVKLAKTPMRTWGPQPGFTFASLRARTCHVCHRHSFEVKLTPCPQCSAVLYCGEACLRADWQRCPDDVSHRFWCPRLAAFMERAGELATLPFTYTAEVTSETFNKEAFLASRGLTRGYWTQLSMLIPGPGTPRHPWGSTPSLSLLLGGSWQDYYTWRGLSLDSPVAVLLTYPLTVYYVITHLVPQSFPELNIQNKQSLKIHVVEAGKEFDLVMVFWELLVLLPHVALELQFVGDGLPPESDQQHFTLQRNGPEVSARSGPGVSARLNSGTKEKGGHRDLQIKVSARPYHLLQGPKPDLVIGFNSGFGLKDTWLSSLPRLQSLRVPAFFTESSEYGCVMDDQTMAVATGGGTSPPQPNPFRSPFRLRAGDNCMPWYCNAFIFHLVYKPPQGNGARPAPRPAPPAPTPAAPPVPARRRRGEKKLRRGARRRR; encoded by the exons ATGGAGTTTGTGTCTGGATACCGGGATGAGTTCCTTGATTTTGCTGCCCTCCTCTTTGGCTGGTTCCGCAAGTTTGTGGCAGAACGTGGGGCTGCAGCGGCCAGCGTTGATGGCCGCTGGCAACAGCTGGAGACTCAGATCAGAAGGCTGCCCCAGGACCCTGCCCTTTGGGTGCTCCACGTCTTGCCCAACCATAGTGTGGGCATCAGCCTGGggcaaggggcagagccaggccctGGACCAGGTCTGGGGGCTGCCCGGCTCCTAGGAGATGAGCCCCCACTCCACCTTCGAGACCTAAGCCCCTATGTCAGCTTTGTCagcctggaggaaggggaggaagaggaggaggagaaggaggaagaggaagagaatgttGAGGAGGAGGGTGCAGACATGGAGAAGGTAGAACCAGAGGAGGATGGGGAGCCAGCCCCTGTCAGCAGCGAGACCCCCCAGGAAGCAAACCCTCCAGGGGAGCCAGAGGAGGctgagcaggaggcaggaggtggcgAGGATGGCTGCCGAGAGGACAGGGCAGAGGACGAAAAGGGGCCTGAGAGGAGGAAGGGACGGAGAAGTG agGCTGCCCCCCTGCACCTTTCCTGCCTTTTACTGGTGACGGATGAACATGGCACCATCTTGGGCATTGACCTGCTAATGGATGGAGCCCAGGGGAGTGCCGGCAGGGTCTCAGGGACAGAGAACCTGGCTCCTCGGGCCTATGCTctcctctgccacagcatgacctgccCCATGGGCTCTGGAGACCCCCGAAAGCCCCGACAGCTTACCGTGGGAGACGCTCAGCTGCACAG AGAGCTGGAGAGTCTGGTCCCAAGGCTGGGAGTGAAGTTAGCCAAGACCCCAATGCGCACATGGGGTCCCCAGCCAGGCTTCACCTTTGCCTCCCTTCGGGCCCGAACCTGCCATGTTTGTCACAGGCACAGCTTTGAAGTGAAGCTGACACCCTG CCCCCAGTGTAGTGCTGTCTTATACTGTGGAGAGGCTTGTCTCCGGGCCGACTGGCAGCGATGCCCAGATGATGTGAGCCACCGATTTTGGTGCCCAAGGCTTGCAGCCTTCATGGAGCGAGCTGGAGAACTGGCAACCCTGCCTTTTACCTACACCGCAG AGGTGACCAGTGAAACCTTCAACAAGGAGGCCTTCCTGGCCTCGCGGGGCCTCACTCGTGGCTACTGGACCCAGCTCAGCATGCTGATTCCTGGCCCTGGCACACCGAGGCACCCCTGGGGCAGCACGCCATCCCTCAGCCTTCTTCTCGGTG GTTCTTGGCAGGATTACTACACATGGCGGGGCCTCAGCTTGGACTCCCCCGTGGCTGTGCTTCTCACCTACCCACTGACTGTGTACTACGTCATCACCCACCTGGTGCCCCAGTCCT TCCCTGAGCTCAACATCCAGAACAAACAGTCACTGAAAATCCATGTGGTGGAGGCCGGGAAGGAGTTTGACCTTGTCATGGTGTTTTGG gagCTCTTGGTCTTGCTCCCCCACGTGGCCCTGGAGCTGCAGTTTGTGGGTGACGGCCTGCCCCCTGAGAGTGACCAGCAGCATTTTACCCTGCAGAGG AATGGCCCCGAAGTATCTGCCCGTTCTGGTCCTGGGGTATCAGCACGGCTCAACTCTGGGACTAAAGAGAAGGGGGGCCACAGGGACCTGCAGATCAAGGTGTCTGCCCGGCCCTACCACCTGCTCCAGGGGCCTAAGCCTGACCTGGTTATCG GATTTAACTCTGGCTTTGGTCTCAAGGACACTTGGCTGAGCTCACTGCCCCGGTTACAG tccCTCCGAGTGCCGGCCTTCTTCACCGAGAGCAGCGAGTACGGCTGTGTGATGGACGACCAGACCATGGCGGTGGCCACAGGAGGGGGCACCAGCCCTCCACAGCCCAACCCCTTCCGCTCCCCGTTTCGCCTCAGAGCGGGTGACAATTGCATGCCTTG GTACTGCAACGCCTTCATCTTCCACCTGGTCTACAAGCCCCCGCAGGGGAACGGGGCTCGCCCTGCGCCCAGGcccgcacccccagccccaacTCCCGCCGCTCCTCCCGTCCCCGCCCGAAGGCGCCGAGGAGAAAAGAAGCTTAGGCGGGGGGCCCGCCGGCGGAGATGA